One stretch of Oncorhynchus keta strain PuntledgeMale-10-30-2019 chromosome 18, Oket_V2, whole genome shotgun sequence DNA includes these proteins:
- the LOC118397512 gene encoding uncharacterized protein LOC118397512 translates to MTDHHLKLNLSKTELLFLPGKDCPFHDLAITVDNSIVSSSQSAKNLGVILDNTLTFSTNIKAVSRSCRFMLYNIRRVRPCLTQEAAQVLIQALVISRLDYCNSLLAGLPACAIKPLQLIQNAAARLVFNLPKFSHVTPLLRSLHWLPVEARIRYKTMVLAYGAVRGTAPQYLQALIRPYTQTRALRSSTSGLLASLLLRKYSSRSAQSKLFAALAPQWWNKLPHDARTAESITTFRRHLKPHLFKEYLG, encoded by the coding sequence atgacggatcaccacctcaagctgaacctcagcaagacggagctcctcttcctcccggggaaggactgcccgttccatgatctcgccatcacggttgacaactccattgtgtcctcctcccagagcgctaagaaccttggcgtgatcctggacaacaccctgacgttctcaactaacatcaaggcggtgtcccgttcctgtaggttcatgctctacaacatccgcagagtacgaccctgcctcacacaggaagcggcgcaggtcctaatccaggcacttgtcatctcccgtcttgattactgcaactcgctgttggctgggctccctgcctgtgccattaaacccctacaactcatccagaacgccgcagcccgtctggtgttcaaccttcccaagttctctcacgtcaccccgctcctccgctctctccactggcttccagttgaagctcgcatccgctacaagaccatggtgctcgcctacggagctgtgaggggaacggcacctcagtacctccaggctctgatcaggccctacacccaaacaagggcactgcgttcatccacctctggcctgctcgcctccctactactgaggaagtacagttcccgctcagcccagtcaaaactgttcgctgctctggccccccaatggtggaacaaactccctcacgacgccaggacagcggagtcaatcaccaccttccggagacacctgaaaccccacctcttcaaggaatacctaggatag